The following proteins are co-located in the Clostridiales bacterium genome:
- a CDS encoding HAMP domain-containing protein: MKFTIKARLFLGFGIITIILAGMGFFSLNALSQFNKETLNIGENYLPSVDVAHTLNSTVANFRIAELRHVIAISPDEMQEMEERISTLDSTMKENITAYEALISSDAGRDLINNIRAEWQIYTNISNQITTLSSSGNSDEAMTLVRGDSKAEYDKITQMTQDLVSVNRQGAEQSVDNAAQVYSSTRMILLIVIAIAVFICIGAAFLITRSIVKPINRLITVADAMAEGDVNVSVETNLKDEIGQLMASFDRMISSIREQALAAERMAAGDLTIDIKVRSDRDLLGKKLAEMVDKNNEVLSNIAVASEQVAAGSKQVSDSSIALSQGATEQASSVEQLTASLEEISSQTKMNAQNANQANDLAETAKSNAVQGNQQMGDMLRAMEDINEASANISNIIKVIDDIAFQTNILALNAAVEAARAGQHGKGFAVVAEEVRNLAARSADAAKETTSMISSSIKKSEDGTKIARDTAGALNKIVDDIDKVATLIKEIAVASNEQATGIGQVNQGIMLVSQVVQTNSATSEESAAASEELSSQASFLREMVGKFNLKKRSSGYSRLASVDPEVLKMIESMSERKTGEAQGEEAPAAVQKEKTISLSDFEFGKY; encoded by the coding sequence ATGAAATTTACAATCAAAGCAAGACTCTTTCTAGGCTTCGGCATTATAACAATTATTTTAGCAGGAATGGGATTCTTTTCCCTGAATGCACTAAGTCAGTTCAACAAGGAGACCTTAAATATCGGCGAAAATTATTTGCCAAGTGTGGATGTTGCCCATACGCTGAATTCAACCGTTGCAAACTTCAGAATCGCAGAACTGCGCCATGTCATTGCAATTTCACCGGATGAAATGCAAGAAATGGAGGAACGGATAAGCACACTGGACAGTACAATGAAGGAAAATATTACGGCATATGAGGCGCTAATCAGCTCCGATGCGGGAAGAGATTTAATTAACAACATTCGTGCAGAGTGGCAGATTTACACAAATATAAGCAACCAGATTACTACGTTAAGCAGTAGCGGAAATAGTGATGAAGCCATGACTCTGGTTCGGGGTGACTCCAAAGCAGAGTATGATAAAATTACACAGATGACACAGGATTTAGTTTCTGTAAATAGGCAGGGAGCAGAACAGTCGGTAGATAACGCGGCACAAGTGTACAGCAGTACCAGAATGATTCTCCTTATTGTTATTGCCATTGCAGTTTTCATTTGTATTGGAGCAGCCTTCCTGATCACACGCAGCATTGTGAAGCCGATCAATCGTCTGATTACTGTAGCTGATGCAATGGCAGAGGGTGATGTTAACGTAAGTGTTGAGACAAACTTGAAGGATGAGATTGGACAGCTCATGGCATCCTTTGACCGGATGATCAGCAGTATCAGGGAGCAAGCGCTGGCGGCAGAACGAATGGCGGCCGGAGATCTGACCATTGATATCAAGGTACGTTCTGACCGGGATTTGCTTGGAAAGAAGCTGGCAGAAATGGTGGATAAGAATAATGAAGTGCTCTCCAACATTGCAGTAGCTTCAGAGCAGGTGGCAGCCGGATCAAAGCAGGTATCGGATTCAAGCATTGCACTTTCTCAGGGTGCTACCGAGCAGGCCAGCTCGGTAGAACAGCTAACTGCATCCCTGGAGGAGATTTCCTCTCAGACAAAGATGAATGCGCAGAATGCAAACCAGGCCAACGATCTGGCGGAGACTGCCAAATCCAATGCAGTGCAGGGAAATCAGCAGATGGGAGATATGCTCAGGGCGATGGAGGATATCAACGAAGCATCTGCTAATATCTCAAATATTATAAAGGTAATAGACGATATTGCATTCCAGACCAATATTCTTGCACTGAACGCAGCGGTGGAAGCGGCGAGAGCCGGCCAGCACGGAAAAGGCTTTGCTGTTGTAGCAGAAGAAGTGAGAAATCTGGCAGCCCGCTCTGCTGACGCTGCAAAGGAGACGACTTCTATGATTTCAAGCTCCATCAAAAAATCGGAGGACGGAACCAAGATTGCGAGAGATACTGCAGGTGCCCTCAATAAGATTGTTGACGACATTGACAAGGTTGCGACGTTGATTAAGGAAATCGCGGTAGCATCTAATGAACAGGCCACCGGAATCGGACAGGTGAATCAGGGAATCATGCTTGTCTCGCAGGTTGTTCAGACCAACTCGGCAACTTCAGAGGAAAGTGCCGCAGCCAGTGAAGAATTGTCCAGCCAGGCATCCTTCCTGAGGGAAATGGTCGGTAAATTTAACCTGAAAAAGAGAAGCAGCGGTTACAGCAGGCTGGCTTCTGTTGATCCGGAAGTATTGAAGATGATTGAAAGTATGTCCGAAAGGAAAACCGGAGAAGCCCAGGGCGAAGAGGCTCCGGCAGCGGTGCAAAAGGAAAAGACTATTTCCCTGAGCGATTTCGAATTTGGTAAGTACTAG
- a CDS encoding purine-binding chemotaxis protein CheW, with the protein MTQVTESIEIMEDTQKNRFLTFAVGKEIYGIEIMHVTEIIGIQSITAVPELPDYLKGIINLRGKIIPVMDVRLRFKKEPKKYDDRTCVIVIDVESSPIGLIVDNVAEVLTIPETDIVEPPKLNNGFSSSNFVNRIGKTGNEVKLLLDCRKLLSEKESAELNELPHLMHH; encoded by the coding sequence ATGACCCAAGTAACAGAAAGCATCGAAATCATGGAAGATACTCAAAAAAACCGGTTCCTAACATTCGCTGTCGGAAAAGAAATTTACGGGATTGAAATCATGCATGTAACCGAAATTATCGGCATTCAGAGCATAACCGCGGTGCCGGAACTACCGGATTACCTGAAAGGGATTATCAATTTGAGGGGAAAAATCATTCCGGTCATGGATGTTAGACTGCGTTTTAAAAAAGAACCCAAAAAGTATGACGATCGAACCTGTGTAATCGTCATCGATGTAGAAAGCAGCCCCATCGGTCTGATTGTCGACAATGTAGCGGAAGTTCTGACCATACCGGAAACAGATATTGTAGAGCCGCCCAAACTGAACAACGGCTTTAGCAGCAGTAACTTTGTCAACCGGATTGGAAAAACAGGAAATGAAGTAAAACTGCTGTTGGATTGCAGAAAATTACTTTCTGAAAAAGAGTCAGCAGAGTTGAACGAATTACCTCACCTAATGCATCACTAG
- a CDS encoding tyrosine-type recombinase/integrase, which produces MTVEPIRDKVKIKQMYQYLNGRDPKYGLIFKFGLNTGLRISDILPLKVKDIFHRKGVFYEYLVLKEKKTKKEKKIKLNAALRNKLLSYVLENGLDGEDYLFPSKKGNYIGRIQAYRVLKDAADLIGVENFGTHSLRKTWGYWTYKMSKYNIGLIMDTFNHSSQSITLRYIGVNQDQKDELYSLVQF; this is translated from the coding sequence ATGACTGTAGAACCAATTCGTGATAAAGTAAAAATCAAACAAATGTACCAATATTTGAACGGAAGAGATCCGAAGTATGGGTTGATTTTCAAATTTGGGCTCAATACAGGACTCCGAATCAGCGATATTCTGCCGCTCAAGGTTAAGGATATCTTTCATCGAAAGGGAGTTTTTTACGAATATCTTGTTCTGAAAGAAAAGAAAACAAAAAAAGAAAAGAAGATCAAACTGAATGCAGCCTTGAGAAATAAGCTGCTGTCCTATGTTTTGGAAAATGGATTGGATGGCGAAGATTACTTGTTTCCAAGCAAAAAGGGCAACTATATCGGCAGAATTCAGGCATACCGTGTTCTAAAAGATGCAGCCGATTTGATCGGAGTTGAAAATTTCGGGACTCATAGTCTGAGAAAAACATGGGGTTATTGGACTTATAAAATGTCTAAGTATAATATTGGTCTGATTATGGACACTTTCAACCATAGTTCTCAAAGTATTACCCTCCGTTATATCGGTGTTAATCAGGATCAGAAAGATGAGCTTTATTCACTTGTCCAATTTTAG